The nucleotide window CCAGTTCGCGGACATTACCGGGCCAGGCATACTGCTCAAAAATAGCAAGCGCTTCCGGTTCAATGTTCGGCAATTCCTTATTTGGGCCTGATTCCCGGCGGAGAATATGATAAACAAGCGGCAAAATATCCTCATTTCGTTCGCGCAGCGGTTTTATTTCAATGGGGATTACGCTCAGGCGATAATACAAATCCTCCCGGAAAGTTCCCTTGGCAATCAATTGTTCCAGACGCGTATTGGTGGCGGCAAGCACCCTGACATCAACCGAAATCGGCTCATTTCCGCCAACCCGCCGGATTTGTTTATCCTGCAGGACGCGCAGTAATTTTGCCTGAATGCCGAGCGGCATGGAGTCAATTTCATCCAGAAAGAGCGTGCCGTTGTTTGCCACCTCAAAGAGTCCGGTTTTATCGGAAGCCGCGCCGGTAAAAGCGCCCTTGACATGTCCGAAGAGCTCCGATTCCAGTAAAGGTTCCGGCAGGGCGGCGCAATTAAGCGGCAGAAATTTCTTGTTTTTACGGGGACTGTGGGCATGAATGGCCTGCGCCACCAGTTCCTTGCCGGTGCCGCTTTCGCCGTAAATGAGCACGGTCGCGTCGGTCGGAGCGACGCGCTCTATCATTTCGCAGACATGCTGCATGGAACGGCTCTCGGCGATAATATTTTCAAACCTGTATTTCCCGGTCAATTGCGCCTTGAGATCAAGGTTTTCATTGATGGTCCGGTTGTATTCCAAGGCGCGCTGGACGGTAATCAGCAGTTCGTCCACCTTGAAAGGCTTGGTAATATAGTCAAAAGCTCCGTACTTTAAAGCTTCCACTGCGGTTTCAATCGTGCCGTAACCGGTTACCATCAATACCGACATGGCGGACTTCAGTTCGCGGGCCGCTTTCAAAAGGGTGATCCCGTCCATTGGGCGCATGCGGATGTCGGAAATCATCAGATCAAACGGCGTGGTTTTCAGAAGCTCCAGGGCTTTTTCCCCGTTATCAACGGGGACGACCTCGTATCCTTCCGCCTTAAGCAGGACGCTCAAAACGCTCAGAATGCTGGCCTCATCGTCAACTAGGAGGATTTTTGCCATGGCAATTTTTCACTTTTTTGTTTTAATTTACCAGTCTGAACGGCATAATCCGATATCAAACAGGTATTGTCAACTGTTTTTTTCTTTTTCTAAAAAAAGACTTTTTCCGGCAATAAATATGAAGGCTGAATTTTTAGATAAACTGATAGAAAGGTTTGACAAGCTTGATCCGCAGGACCTGCAGGTTCAATTCATGCGTTTGTGGCAGGAAAAAGGGCTTTTGGAAACGGTTTTTAACGTGTTACGGGACGGCATTATCGTGCTGGATCAGCGCGGTTGTATTGCCTATGCCAATAACACGGCCGCGCTCATGCTGGGTTTTACGATGGAAAAGGCCTGCCGCCAGCCTATTTCCAGCTATTTAAAGGAGGTTGAATGGGAACGCGCCCTTAATCCTGAAGGAGCGGAGTGGTCAAAACTGATCAGCCGCGAGCTGGAAATCACCTATCCAGAAAAACGTTTTCTCAATCTATACATCATGCCTATTTCCCTTGATAAAGGCCAGACGCGGGGCGCCGTAGTGATTCTCCGCGATATAACCACGGAACGCGAGAAAGAAATCAAAGTTTTGATGTCCGAGCGCCTGAACGCTCTGACCTTTCTGGCAGCCGGCGTGGCCCATGAAATCGGCAATCCGCTCAATTCGCTCCATATTCACCTGCAATTGCTGGAACGGGAACTGAAGCGTTCTCCGGAAAGGAAGCAGGACAACATGCGGGAGCTGGTCAAGGTGGCCGGCGGCGAGGTTGAGCGTTTAAACATGATCGTTACCCAGTTTCTCAAGGCGATCCGGCCGGCGGCGCCCCACCGGCAATTATGGAAAATAGACGAAGTTCTCAGGGAAACCGTCGCCTTTATGAAACATGAAATAGAAAACCGAGATGTCATCGTGGACGTCAAGATGCCCGAGCCGGTCCCCGCCATTTCAATTGACCGCCATCAGATCAAACAGGCCTTTTTCAATATCATTAAAAACGCCCTGCAGGCCATGGCCAGCGGCGGGTTCCTGACAATAACCCTCTTCAGCAACGACCGCCAGGTGGGCGTTTCCTTCAAAGACAACGGCGAGGGCATGTCCGCGGAACAGGCCGGCCGCCTCTTCAAACCGAATTGGCCGGGGGACCGGGGCCGCGGCGGCGGGCTGGGGCTTCTCATCGTCCAGCGGATTATCCGGAACCACGGCGGAGAAATAGAAGTCTACAGTCAGCCGAAATCCGGCACAACTTTTACAATTTATCTGCCGCTGGACGAGCGGCGGGTGCGCCTGCTCAAGGCGCCGCGCAAACGGCGCGGCGCGCCTTCAAACTCTTCCCGGCAAGGAAAAAACGAGTGAGTAAAAAACCAGTCATTCTGATTGTTGAAGACGAAAAGAATGCGCGCGAAGGGCTGGAGCGAACGCTGACGGGCAAATATCGGACTCTCCAGGCCGACAACGGCGAAAAGGCCCTGCAGTTGCTTGCCGGCAGCCAGGTGGATATACTACTGACCGACCTGCGCATGCCGGGCATGGACGGCCTGGCGCTGGTCCGGCGCGCCCTCGCCCATGAATCGCGGCCGGTCTGCATTGTCCTCACCGCATACGGCAGCATTGAATCAGCCGTGGAAGCGATGAAAGTCGGCGCTTATGATTTTCTGACCAAACCCCTGAATCTGGATCAGCTGGAGCTCGTGATCGCCCGCGCCCTGCGTTCGCGCCAGCTTGAAAATGAAAACCGGAGTTTGCGCACCCAGCTTGACAAAAGATACGGACTGGAGGCGATTATCGGCCGGACGCCGGCGATGGACGAATTATTCAAATTAATAAGACAGGTCGCTCCCTCGCGGGCCACGGCGCTGATTCAGGGCGAAAGCGGCACCGGCAAGGAACTGGTGGCGCATGCCATTCATAACCTGAGTCCGCGCGCGCGCGGGCCGTTTATTGCGGTCCATTGCGCCGCGCTCCCTCAGAGTCTGCTGGAAAGCGAGCTTTTCGGCCATGAAAAAGGGGCTTTTACCGGCGCCTCGGAACGGCGGCGCGGGCGGTTTGAGATGGCGGAAGCCGGCACTCTTTTCCTGGATGAAATCTCGGAGATCGCGCCGGCGATCCAGGTCAAGCTGCTGCGCGTGCTTGAGGAGTGGAAATTTGAAAGAGTCGGCGGCCAGGAAACCCTGGAGGCCGATATCCGGCTGGTTACGGCCACCAATAACGACCTGCAGAAACTCGTGCAGGAGGGTAAATTCAGAAACGACCTTTTTTACAGGCTGAACGTGGTAACAATCATCCTGCCGCCGCTCCGGGAACGGCGGGATGACATCCCCTTGCTGGCCAGACATTTTCTCCATGATTTTTCTCTGGAAAACAACCGCAAAATTGAGGATATCAGTTCGGACGCCGTGGATGCCCTGGTTGCTTATGACTGGCCCGGGAACGTGCGCGAATTAAGGAACGTTATTGAGCGAATGGTGGTCCTCGGCCGGGGCCCAAAACTGACTTTGCGCGACCTGCCGGCTTCCGTGCGCGCGGACAAACGGTTTTCCGCGCCTCAGCCGGCTGCGCCGGCGGCCCCGCTTGCGGCGAGCTCAATCCGCGAGGCCAACCGCAGGATGATCATGGCGGCGCTGGAGGCCGCCGGCGGCAACCGCACGCTGGCCGCCCAAAGGCTCGGCATCAACCGCCGCACGCTGCACCGCAAACTGCGCGAGTTCGGCGTTGAAAATAAGATACGCGCGCCGGCGGAATTAACAACGGGAACGGCCGCCCCGGAAAAGTTTTAAATCCCATTTTGCCAATTCCGGCAGGACGGCGCGGTTTGTAAGGTCAAAGGTAACCGGCGTTATGGAAACATAGCCTTGCTTGACCGCCTGGATATCGGTGCCTTGCAAATTTTCCTGCGGTTCCAGCACGCCGTCCAGCCAGTAATAATCGCCGCCGCGCGGCATAATCCGGCGGTGAAACACTTCCGCAAAACGCGAACGGCCCATCCGCGTTATGGCCAGCCCCTTTATTTTTTTCAAGGGAAGGTTGGGAATGTTCACGTTGAGCATGGTGGCCGGCGGCAGGCCTCTCCGCATAATTTCACCGGCCAATAGCCGGGCAATGCGCGCGGCCGTGTCCCAGCGGGGATTTTTAAACGTGTCCAGCGAAACCGCCATGCTGGGAACGCCGAGGATGGCGCCCTCCGCCGCCGCGGAAACCGTGCCGGAATAAATCACGCTGATGCCGACGTTCGGGCCGAGGTTGACGCCGCTGACCACGAGGGCGGGCCGCCTCCGGAGCAGAACCCCGCAGGCGATTTTGACACAGTCGGCCGGCGTCCCGTTAACGGAATAGCCCGCGTGCTTTCCGTCAAATTTGTGTTTCCTGACTTTAAGCGGGTTGAAAACGGTGATGGCGTGTCCCACCCCGCTCTGTTCCGCGGCGGGGGCCACCACAATCGCTTTCCCGAGACCGGCCGCCGCCCGGTACAGGGCGGTCAGGCCGGGGGCATGAAAGCCGTCGTCGTTGCTGACAAGAATTTCAGGGCTCATGGCTTATTTTTTATCCCAGAAAAGATTTTCAGCGTTTTTTGTCGTGACGGCGGCGACGGATTCAAGCGTTTTTCCCCTGATATCCGCCAGGGCCCGGGCCACGTAACGCACGTTGGCGGGCTCATTGACCCGGCCGCGCAGAGGCTCCGGCGCGAGAAAAGGCGCGTCGGTTTCAATCAAGAGACGGTTATCCGGAACCACGCGGGCCGCTTCAGCCAGCGCGGCGGAATGCCGGGCGCGAAAAGTCAGGATACCGCTGAAACTTATATAAAACCCGAGGCTCAGAAAACGCCGGGCGGACGTCTCCGTTCCGGTAAAGCAGTGGCAGACGCCGATTTTGTCGGCCGGCCCCTTCCAGAGGCGGACATGTTCCTCCAAAATTTCAAGAATTTCACGGTCGGCCTCGCGGTTGTGGATTATCACCGGCAAAACGCGCTCCCGGGCTTTTTGCAGCATCAGTCTGAAAAGCTCTTTTTGGGCTTCGCGCGGCGGAACCGGCGCATGAAAATCAAGCCCCGTTTCTCCGACGGCCGCCGCCATCCTGTTTTCCAGCATTCGGGCAAACCCCGCCAGGTCCGGCGCGCCGAGCGCCTGGCTGCGGTCAAAACCAACCGCGGCGCGCACGTTTTCCGGGCGCTCCGCGGCGGTTTGCAGGGCAATCTCATTGCCGCGGGCGGAACCGCCCACGGCAATCATTTTCTTCACCCCGCGGGCCAGGGCGCGTTCAATGAACGCAACCGGAGCGTCCGTCTCCAGCAAGCCGTCAAAATGGACATGGGTATCAACCAGCATGACTTACCGCTGTT belongs to Kiritimatiellia bacterium and includes:
- a CDS encoding sigma-54 dependent transcriptional regulator, which codes for MAKILLVDDEASILSVLSVLLKAEGYEVVPVDNGEKALELLKTTPFDLMISDIRMRPMDGITLLKAARELKSAMSVLMVTGYGTIETAVEALKYGAFDYITKPFKVDELLITVQRALEYNRTINENLDLKAQLTGKYRFENIIAESRSMQHVCEMIERVAPTDATVLIYGESGTGKELVAQAIHAHSPRKNKKFLPLNCAALPEPLLESELFGHVKGAFTGAASDKTGLFEVANNGTLFLDEIDSMPLGIQAKLLRVLQDKQIRRVGGNEPISVDVRVLAATNTRLEQLIAKGTFREDLYYRLSVIPIEIKPLRERNEDILPLVYHILRRESGPNKELPNIEPEALAIFEQYAWPGNVRELENALKHALTFAKNNVLDKDCLPLKIVQMPSIKGPDTRREDYKGKSLKAFLRIKEKEYLADVLKDANGDKQKAAKSLRISLATLYRKLPETQE
- a CDS encoding ATP-binding protein, whose amino-acid sequence is MKAEFLDKLIERFDKLDPQDLQVQFMRLWQEKGLLETVFNVLRDGIIVLDQRGCIAYANNTAALMLGFTMEKACRQPISSYLKEVEWERALNPEGAEWSKLISRELEITYPEKRFLNLYIMPISLDKGQTRGAVVILRDITTEREKEIKVLMSERLNALTFLAAGVAHEIGNPLNSLHIHLQLLERELKRSPERKQDNMRELVKVAGGEVERLNMIVTQFLKAIRPAAPHRQLWKIDEVLRETVAFMKHEIENRDVIVDVKMPEPVPAISIDRHQIKQAFFNIIKNALQAMASGGFLTITLFSNDRQVGVSFKDNGEGMSAEQAGRLFKPNWPGDRGRGGGLGLLIVQRIIRNHGGEIEVYSQPKSGTTFTIYLPLDERRVRLLKAPRKRRGAPSNSSRQGKNE
- a CDS encoding TatD family hydrolase yields the protein MLVDTHVHFDGLLETDAPVAFIERALARGVKKMIAVGGSARGNEIALQTAAERPENVRAAVGFDRSQALGAPDLAGFARMLENRMAAAVGETGLDFHAPVPPREAQKELFRLMLQKARERVLPVIIHNREADREILEILEEHVRLWKGPADKIGVCHCFTGTETSARRFLSLGFYISFSGILTFRARHSAALAEAARVVPDNRLLIETDAPFLAPEPLRGRVNEPANVRYVARALADIRGKTLESVAAVTTKNAENLFWDKK
- a CDS encoding sigma-54 dependent transcriptional regulator translates to MSKKPVILIVEDEKNAREGLERTLTGKYRTLQADNGEKALQLLAGSQVDILLTDLRMPGMDGLALVRRALAHESRPVCIVLTAYGSIESAVEAMKVGAYDFLTKPLNLDQLELVIARALRSRQLENENRSLRTQLDKRYGLEAIIGRTPAMDELFKLIRQVAPSRATALIQGESGTGKELVAHAIHNLSPRARGPFIAVHCAALPQSLLESELFGHEKGAFTGASERRRGRFEMAEAGTLFLDEISEIAPAIQVKLLRVLEEWKFERVGGQETLEADIRLVTATNNDLQKLVQEGKFRNDLFYRLNVVTIILPPLRERRDDIPLLARHFLHDFSLENNRKIEDISSDAVDALVAYDWPGNVRELRNVIERMVVLGRGPKLTLRDLPASVRADKRFSAPQPAAPAAPLAASSIREANRRMIMAALEAAGGNRTLAAQRLGINRRTLHRKLREFGVENKIRAPAELTTGTAAPEKF
- the surE gene encoding 5'/3'-nucleotidase SurE, which encodes MSPEILVSNDDGFHAPGLTALYRAAAGLGKAIVVAPAAEQSGVGHAITVFNPLKVRKHKFDGKHAGYSVNGTPADCVKIACGVLLRRRPALVVSGVNLGPNVGISVIYSGTVSAAAEGAILGVPSMAVSLDTFKNPRWDTAARIARLLAGEIMRRGLPPATMLNVNIPNLPLKKIKGLAITRMGRSRFAEVFHRRIMPRGGDYYWLDGVLEPQENLQGTDIQAVKQGYVSITPVTFDLTNRAVLPELAKWDLKLFRGGRSRC